From a single Photobacterium gaetbulicola Gung47 genomic region:
- a CDS encoding putative N-acyl-D-aspartate/D-glutamate deacylase (COG3653) has protein sequence MQFDTVFRNVQVVDGSGSEPYNADVAITGDRIAAIGDLAGCEASQIIDGHGKALAPGFIDVHTHDDTNVIRYPDCLPKISQGVTSVIVGNCGISASPATLAGDPPDPMNLLGKQQDFKYPTFASYAEAVTAAEPAVNVAALVGHTTLRNNEMDDLYRAASSDEIAAMKAKLHEAMEQGALGLSSGLAYASAKQAPTEEVMALAEELAEFDGIYTTHMRTEFEQILEAMKEAFATGKHGKVPVVISHLKCAGAGNWGRTVEVLNVMEKTAKHQDVACDCYPYSASSSTLDLNQVTDEIDIFITWSETHPEHAGKMLKQIAEDMNLPLMEAAKQLQPAGAVYHCMDEADVERVLKYRLTMVGSDGLPNDPHPHPRLWGSFPRVLGYYSRERQLFSLGQAIHKMTGMSAKRYCLKDRGEIREGAYADIVMFDPNTIIDVASFENPIAAAKGIDVVMVNGCISYQNGQVSTNRHGRFLYRHQD, from the coding sequence ATGCAGTTCGATACCGTTTTCCGAAATGTTCAAGTTGTTGATGGCTCGGGTAGTGAGCCTTACAACGCCGATGTTGCTATTACAGGGGATCGTATTGCAGCCATAGGGGATTTAGCCGGGTGCGAAGCCTCACAGATCATCGATGGCCATGGCAAGGCGTTAGCGCCGGGTTTTATCGATGTGCACACCCATGACGATACCAATGTGATCCGTTATCCCGACTGTTTGCCGAAGATCAGCCAAGGTGTCACCAGCGTCATCGTTGGTAACTGCGGGATCAGTGCCTCACCAGCAACGCTGGCCGGTGATCCGCCGGATCCGATGAACCTGCTGGGCAAGCAGCAAGACTTTAAATACCCGACATTCGCTTCCTATGCCGAGGCCGTCACGGCAGCAGAGCCTGCTGTCAATGTTGCTGCGCTGGTGGGCCATACCACACTGCGCAACAACGAGATGGATGATTTGTATCGTGCAGCGTCCAGCGATGAAATTGCAGCGATGAAAGCCAAGCTGCACGAGGCGATGGAGCAGGGCGCTTTAGGTTTAAGCTCTGGCTTGGCTTATGCCTCAGCCAAACAAGCGCCGACAGAGGAAGTGATGGCCCTTGCTGAGGAGCTGGCCGAGTTTGACGGGATCTATACCACCCATATGCGGACCGAGTTCGAGCAGATCCTCGAGGCGATGAAAGAAGCCTTTGCCACCGGTAAGCATGGCAAGGTGCCAGTGGTGATTTCTCACCTCAAATGTGCTGGTGCCGGTAACTGGGGACGCACAGTTGAAGTGCTTAATGTAATGGAAAAAACAGCCAAGCACCAAGATGTTGCTTGTGATTGCTACCCCTATTCGGCGAGCTCGTCGACACTCGATCTCAATCAGGTCACCGACGAAATCGATATCTTCATTACCTGGTCAGAGACGCACCCTGAACACGCAGGAAAAATGCTCAAGCAAATTGCTGAAGATATGAACCTGCCCCTGATGGAGGCGGCCAAGCAACTTCAGCCAGCCGGCGCGGTGTACCACTGCATGGACGAAGCCGATGTCGAGCGGGTACTGAAATACCGATTAACCATGGTGGGCTCCGATGGCCTGCCGAATGACCCGCACCCACACCCTCGTTTGTGGGGCTCCTTTCCACGGGTGCTGGGCTATTACAGCCGTGAACGCCAGTTGTTCTCACTGGGCCAGGCGATTCACAAAATGACAGGCATGTCGGCCAAGCGCTACTGCCTTAAAGACCGGGGAGAAATTCGCGAAGGGGCTTATGCCGATATCGTGATGTTTGACCCGAACACCATTATCGATGTTGCAAGTTTCGAAAATCCGATTGCAGCAGCGAAAGGGATTGACGTGGTCATGGTCAATGGCTGCATCAGTTATCAAAACGGGCAGGTGAGTACTAACCGCCATGGCCGTTTCTTATACCGTCATCAGGACTAA
- a CDS encoding endoribonuclease L-PSP (COG0251) encodes MTITRYGIEGGTGTGGQHLPFARATQAGGFLYVSGQTPMTDGEVVEGGIIEQSRLAIQNCVDIMEEAGYGLEDVVHVKVVLTDSRYFQSFNKVFKEFFGEHPPARICMVCDLVVDVKVEVDVTCYREDRR; translated from the coding sequence ATGACTATCACACGCTACGGCATCGAAGGCGGTACAGGCACTGGCGGTCAGCACCTACCTTTTGCACGTGCAACTCAGGCGGGTGGTTTCCTGTATGTCTCTGGTCAAACACCAATGACAGACGGCGAAGTGGTTGAAGGTGGCATCATCGAGCAGTCTCGCCTGGCGATTCAGAACTGTGTCGACATTATGGAAGAAGCGGGCTACGGCCTAGAAGACGTAGTACACGTAAAAGTGGTACTGACTGACTCTCGTTACTTCCAGTCATTCAACAAAGTGTTTAAAGAGTTTTTCGGTGAGCACCCACCAGCGCGTATCTGTATGGTATGTGACCTGGTCGTCGACGTAAAAGTTGAGGTGGATGTGACGTGCTACCGCGAAGATCGCCGTTAA
- a CDS encoding putative lysine exporter protein LysE/YggA (COG1280) has product MEMMKAILFGVILSLTVGPIAILVLNNGMHHGYMAAVRSAAGAALADYCYALVSFVTSSLLINNLDQYHYQIILLSSWVLIFMGFYMMFNAMKNTKLLARVQRPAKKLGFRSAFYLTLANPIAIIALSAFIGHSTEHVDLLFAMQLAGAVFVGSLIIQCLLALSGFALKDDDSITFPFYLQLLGGLLICLFGVNNFIELAG; this is encoded by the coding sequence ATGGAAATGATGAAAGCCATTCTGTTTGGCGTTATCTTGTCATTGACTGTTGGGCCAATAGCCATTTTGGTACTTAACAACGGTATGCACCATGGCTATATGGCAGCAGTGCGGAGTGCTGCGGGTGCTGCATTAGCTGACTATTGCTATGCCTTAGTAAGCTTCGTAACCAGCAGCTTATTGATCAACAATCTCGACCAGTACCACTACCAAATCATCCTGCTCTCCTCTTGGGTACTCATTTTCATGGGCTTTTATATGATGTTCAATGCCATGAAAAATACCAAACTCCTTGCAAGGGTACAGCGCCCGGCAAAGAAATTAGGTTTTCGCTCGGCCTTTTACCTGACACTCGCCAACCCGATTGCCATCATTGCACTCTCCGCATTTATCGGCCATTCCACTGAGCATGTGGATTTATTGTTTGCCATGCAACTTGCTGGAGCAGTGTTCGTGGGGAGTTTAATTATTCAGTGCCTGCTTGCCCTTTCCGGCTTTGCACTGAAAGATGACGACAGCATCACCTTTCCCTTCTATTTGCAATTGCTCGGCGGCTTGCTGATTTGTCTATTCGGGGTAAATAACTTTATTGAGCTTGCCGGATGA
- a CDS encoding keto-hydroxyglutarate-aldolase/keto-deoxy-phosphogluconate aldolase (COG0800), with the protein MSQQIIEKLKAFKVIPVIQINDVSQAVPLAKTLVENGLPVAEVTFRTEAAAEAIRLMREAYPQMCIGAGTVLNAEQVDRAKEAGSEFVVAPGLNPNTVRYCQLQGITMVPGVNNPSQVEQALEMGLTFLKFFPAEASGGINMVKSLLAPYVDVSFMPTGGIGKANVRDYLAIDRVICCGGTWMVAPTLIENGDWEEIGRLVREAVELVND; encoded by the coding sequence ATGTCTCAGCAGATCATCGAGAAACTTAAAGCCTTCAAAGTTATCCCTGTTATTCAAATCAACGATGTGTCACAGGCTGTGCCTCTGGCTAAAACCCTTGTCGAAAATGGCCTACCGGTTGCCGAGGTGACTTTTCGTACTGAGGCGGCGGCCGAAGCTATTCGTTTGATGCGCGAAGCCTACCCACAGATGTGTATCGGTGCGGGTACGGTGCTGAATGCTGAGCAAGTCGATCGCGCTAAAGAAGCGGGTTCTGAATTTGTGGTAGCGCCGGGGCTAAACCCAAATACGGTTCGATACTGCCAGCTGCAGGGGATCACTATGGTACCGGGGGTGAATAACCCAAGCCAGGTTGAGCAGGCGCTGGAGATGGGGCTGACCTTCTTGAAGTTCTTCCCGGCAGAAGCGTCAGGCGGTATCAATATGGTTAAATCACTGCTAGCGCCTTACGTTGATGTCTCCTTTATGCCAACCGGCGGTATCGGCAAGGCAAACGTACGTGACTATCTCGCGATTGATCGTGTTATTTGCTGTGGCGGTACCTGGATGGTAGCGCCAACGTTGATTGAAAACGGTGATTGGGAAGAAATCGGTCGTTTGGTGCGTGAAGCGGTTGAATTGGTAAACGACTAA
- a CDS encoding hypothetical protein (COG3616), which yields MTQANKKHVSKYQDIHHKKFPVGTKGIWVDEKTEGKYSLINEEISLPAAVIKQQSIDNNLNWMQQFAEHHNVKLSPHGKTTMTPAFFEQQLEAGAWGLTVATAPHAEVAASAGAKQIMMANQLVGKANMAIIKRLLTQHDVTFYCCVDSKENADQLSAFFAGTGVTVHALIEFGVEGGRCGCRTPQQVVSLAQHIDSLDGICLAGIEVYEGVIHGDNAEQAIREFLATTVKTVEQLKEEGLIALDSPIVTGAGSAWYDVVAESFAQCQHLLAIIRPGCYLIHDTGIYQDAQKNVMARAQVNQGYACDLGGDLESALEVWAYVISRPELNKAVIGLGKRDVAFDAGLPIPERGYRNGEQIEVKGLEATAIMDQHTFVTVPDGYDLRVGDVIAFSTSHPCLTFDKWKYICIADGDYQVSRLVETRF from the coding sequence ATGACCCAAGCAAATAAAAAGCATGTTAGTAAATACCAAGATATTCATCACAAAAAATTTCCCGTAGGTACCAAAGGGATATGGGTGGATGAAAAAACGGAGGGAAAATACAGCCTAATTAACGAAGAAATCAGCCTGCCTGCAGCCGTTATCAAGCAGCAGTCGATTGATAACAACCTAAACTGGATGCAACAGTTTGCCGAGCACCACAACGTCAAACTGTCTCCACATGGCAAGACAACCATGACACCCGCATTCTTTGAGCAGCAGCTTGAAGCTGGCGCTTGGGGTCTGACTGTCGCCACGGCCCCACATGCCGAAGTGGCAGCATCAGCTGGTGCCAAACAGATCATGATGGCCAATCAATTGGTGGGTAAGGCCAACATGGCAATCATCAAGCGTCTTCTAACCCAGCATGACGTGACATTCTATTGCTGTGTGGATTCCAAAGAGAATGCCGACCAACTGTCTGCGTTCTTTGCTGGCACCGGCGTTACCGTACATGCGCTGATCGAATTTGGGGTTGAAGGCGGTCGTTGCGGTTGCCGTACTCCGCAGCAGGTTGTTTCACTGGCCCAACACATCGATAGCCTAGATGGGATTTGCCTGGCCGGTATTGAAGTGTATGAAGGGGTGATCCACGGCGACAATGCCGAACAAGCTATCCGTGAATTCTTGGCAACTACCGTCAAGACGGTCGAACAGCTAAAGGAAGAGGGATTAATCGCACTTGATAGCCCTATCGTGACTGGCGCAGGCTCTGCTTGGTATGACGTTGTGGCTGAGAGTTTTGCCCAGTGCCAACACCTATTGGCAATCATCCGCCCTGGCTGTTACCTCATCCACGATACCGGGATCTACCAAGATGCCCAAAAAAATGTCATGGCAAGGGCGCAAGTAAACCAAGGTTATGCCTGTGATTTGGGTGGCGATCTTGAATCGGCACTGGAAGTGTGGGCGTATGTGATTTCCCGTCCGGAACTAAACAAAGCAGTGATCGGCCTTGGCAAGCGTGATGTGGCGTTTGATGCAGGTCTGCCTATTCCAGAGCGGGGCTACCGCAATGGCGAGCAGATTGAAGTGAAGGGGTTGGAAGCCACTGCGATTATGGATCAGCACACGTTTGTCACCGTTCCCGACGGCTACGACCTGCGTGTTGGCGATGTAATTGCATTTTCTACCTCACATCCATGCCTGACTTTTGATAAGTGGAAATACATCTGCATTGCCGATGGAGATTACCAAGTCTCTCGGTTGGTAGAAACCCGCTTCTAA
- a CDS encoding RpiR family transcriptional regulator (COG1737), with protein MTIEVDIVSRITERFSQLRDAEKKVAMLVIDDLAAASGYSITQMAEEAGVSEATITRFAKAVGCKNVRDLKLKLAQSLAIGQRFIHESPDQSGIQGVYESIKNVININRKVVNEQDVASAVDMLQNARQILAIGMGGGSTMLSQELQFRLFRLGYPVTAYNDGLLARMVASTADANDVMVVISATGYTPEVVEPASIAKQYGLKVIAITPKESPLAEVSDLVLPVVTKETDFIYKPSASRYAMMALIDVLSTELALSHKRRTRDKLRRLKLALDSHRGGEDRQPLGD; from the coding sequence GTGACTATCGAAGTCGATATTGTTTCAAGAATTACCGAGCGCTTCTCGCAATTGCGGGATGCTGAGAAGAAAGTCGCCATGTTGGTGATTGATGATTTGGCCGCAGCATCGGGTTACAGCATTACTCAAATGGCCGAAGAAGCCGGAGTGAGTGAGGCAACCATTACCCGCTTTGCCAAAGCGGTTGGCTGTAAGAATGTGCGGGATCTGAAGCTGAAATTAGCTCAGTCACTTGCCATCGGTCAGCGATTCATTCATGAGTCGCCGGATCAGTCGGGGATCCAAGGGGTTTATGAGTCGATCAAAAATGTGATCAACATAAACCGCAAAGTGGTCAACGAGCAGGATGTGGCTTCTGCAGTAGATATGCTGCAGAACGCCCGACAAATTTTGGCCATTGGTATGGGTGGTGGCTCAACCATGTTGTCGCAGGAACTGCAGTTTCGCTTGTTCCGCCTCGGCTACCCGGTTACGGCCTACAACGATGGCCTGTTGGCGAGAATGGTGGCTTCCACTGCCGATGCCAATGATGTGATGGTGGTGATTTCCGCGACCGGTTACACGCCAGAAGTGGTAGAGCCGGCATCGATTGCCAAACAATATGGTTTGAAGGTGATAGCCATAACGCCTAAGGAATCACCGCTGGCTGAGGTCAGTGATTTGGTTCTGCCGGTTGTCACCAAAGAGACCGATTTTATCTACAAACCGTCGGCATCACGTTACGCCATGATGGCGTTGATCGATGTGCTGTCAACGGAGTTGGCCTTGAGCCATAAACGCCGGACCCGCGATAAGCTGCGCCGCTTGAAACTGGCATTAGACAGTCATCGTGGTGGAGAGGATAGACAGCCTCTCGGCGATTAA
- a CDS encoding putative Na+/proline symporter (COG4145): MNSTLFLTGFGAYVVFLIWLGWFVSRNQKSGEDFLLGGRGLPLFLVLGTTVATMVGTGSSMGAVGFGYANGWAGALYGIGGALGILLLAYWFAPVRKLNFMTMSEELAYYVGANKVVKNVVGILIFTASIGWLGAHILGGGMYLAWIADIELNTAKMIIAAAFTIYVVIGGYTAVVWTDTIQAVILFAGFILMAVLSVNHIGGLDNLYAAMEPASVSFLGLEKLGMIPGISLALVVGVGILATPSFRQRIYSGKDVPTIRRSFVLSGVLYLFFSIIPAVIGMSAHAINPELNNANFAFPYVAATVLPVGIGMIVLIAGLSATMSSASSDAIAGVSILLRDIYIMFTGKVPSKDKMVAYSRIALVICIGLALLFALTSNDIISYITKMISTVMSGMFVCGMLGRFWGRYNWQGALATLAGASAASFSVMFNADWTAFWGNPVIPSVTTALVAGVVVSLVTPANTVTKEEAQAILDAERAAMEKPEEQGIDAQPVTAK, encoded by the coding sequence ATGAACAGTACACTCTTTCTCACCGGTTTCGGTGCGTATGTGGTTTTTTTAATCTGGTTAGGTTGGTTTGTATCGCGTAACCAGAAATCTGGCGAAGACTTTCTACTTGGAGGTCGTGGTCTTCCGCTGTTCTTGGTACTAGGTACCACGGTAGCCACCATGGTGGGTACAGGTTCGAGCATGGGTGCGGTTGGCTTTGGTTATGCCAACGGCTGGGCTGGTGCACTTTACGGTATTGGTGGTGCTCTGGGTATCCTGCTGCTCGCCTACTGGTTTGCTCCAGTGCGTAAGCTTAACTTCATGACCATGAGTGAAGAGCTGGCTTACTATGTAGGCGCCAACAAGGTTGTCAAAAATGTTGTGGGTATCCTGATCTTTACCGCTTCTATCGGTTGGTTGGGCGCACACATCCTTGGTGGTGGTATGTACCTGGCTTGGATTGCAGACATCGAGCTCAACACCGCTAAGATGATTATCGCCGCTGCCTTTACTATCTACGTCGTGATTGGGGGTTACACCGCGGTAGTTTGGACCGATACTATTCAGGCCGTGATCCTGTTTGCCGGTTTCATTTTGATGGCGGTACTGTCGGTCAACCATATTGGTGGTCTTGATAACCTGTATGCTGCGATGGAGCCTGCGTCTGTCAGTTTCCTCGGCTTGGAAAAGCTGGGCATGATCCCGGGTATCTCTCTGGCACTGGTGGTTGGTGTAGGTATCTTGGCAACCCCTTCTTTCCGCCAGCGTATCTACTCGGGTAAAGACGTACCGACCATTCGCCGCTCGTTCGTGTTGTCGGGTGTACTGTACTTGTTTTTCTCTATCATCCCTGCGGTTATCGGTATGTCAGCCCATGCGATCAACCCAGAGCTTAACAACGCCAACTTTGCGTTCCCATATGTTGCAGCAACCGTGCTGCCTGTGGGTATCGGCATGATTGTTCTGATTGCGGGCCTGTCAGCAACCATGTCGAGTGCAAGTTCTGATGCGATTGCCGGGGTCTCTATCTTGCTGCGTGATATCTACATCATGTTCACGGGCAAAGTCCCATCGAAAGACAAGATGGTTGCCTACTCACGGATCGCACTGGTTATCTGTATCGGTTTGGCACTGCTGTTCGCCCTGACTTCGAATGACATTATCAGCTATATCACCAAGATGATTTCGACAGTCATGTCAGGCATGTTCGTGTGCGGTATGCTGGGTCGCTTCTGGGGCCGCTACAACTGGCAGGGTGCACTGGCTACCTTGGCAGGTGCATCAGCAGCGTCATTCTCTGTGATGTTTAACGCCGACTGGACGGCATTCTGGGGTAACCCGGTTATCCCATCAGTCACCACTGCCTTGGTGGCCGGTGTGGTGGTTAGCTTGGTAACTCCTGCAAACACAGTAACCAAAGAAGAAGCGCAAGCCATCCTTGATGCCGAGCGCGCAGCGATGGAAAAGCCTGAAGAGCAAGGGATCGACGCTCAACCGGTAACCGCAAAATAA
- a CDS encoding hypothetical protein (COG0427), whose translation MSVLEIVDSSYPAPETSDLSVKAPATVVATADELVDQIIASVGKNIVLGAPLAIGKPVSFVNALYQRAKKDPSINLRIETGITLEKPVGKSKIERGFLEPFVAREFADVPDIDYIMDLRAGKVPSNITISEFFFKAGSFMNSPQQQNYTSTNYTHAVRDLLDKGVNVIGQLVAARTIDGVTTYSLCSNSDLALDFAIEIEKQRAQGRHITILGEVNSNMPFMQNHAEVASTEFDFILDGNSQPDHKDYQLFAAPHASISAEDHMIGLYSSALIKDGGTLQVGIGSLSSALSYSTLVRHQQNRIYTKMLSELNIYEKFPICKEVGDTGTFEQGLYGCSELMVDGFVHLYRAGILKREVFEDLTIQRLLNDGLINHEVSVMTLLALLERQAISAELTASDVSYLKRFGIFNDKVDYVDGKLVTSEGTSKANIQDKDALEWIAKYALGLRLKGGTVMHGAFFIGPKDFYQELNNFSQEDHDKFCMTSVNYVNDLYDHFLGSQQLKQAQRQHARFMNSGMMVTLDGSVVSDALENGQVVSGVGGQYNFVAQSGQMRDSRSIIKIRSCSFRKGKLRSNILFNYGHNTIPRQLRDIVVTEYGVANLRSKPDHVVYTELIKIADSRFQQQLLDEAKAAGKVAKDYQIPKEYANNTPEAIQAFYKKYTDQGIFGPFPFGCSFTDQELKLGKALKALKAKCATPTGKLKAIAQSLSAPKPDHDIDILLKRVGLDKPENLEEKITRKLVIAELVK comes from the coding sequence ATGTCAGTTTTAGAAATCGTAGATTCATCATACCCTGCTCCTGAAACATCTGACCTCTCAGTGAAAGCTCCCGCTACCGTTGTTGCCACTGCCGATGAACTGGTTGATCAGATCATTGCTAGCGTAGGCAAAAATATTGTTCTCGGTGCGCCGCTCGCCATCGGTAAACCGGTAAGCTTTGTGAATGCGCTATACCAACGGGCCAAAAAAGATCCCAGCATCAACCTGCGGATCGAAACCGGGATCACCTTAGAAAAACCGGTCGGCAAAAGTAAAATCGAACGTGGCTTCCTCGAACCTTTCGTTGCCCGTGAATTCGCCGATGTGCCTGATATCGACTACATCATGGACCTTCGTGCAGGCAAAGTGCCGAGCAACATAACAATCAGTGAGTTTTTCTTTAAAGCCGGCAGCTTTATGAACTCACCACAGCAGCAAAACTACACCTCAACCAATTACACCCATGCCGTGCGTGATCTGCTGGATAAAGGGGTGAACGTCATTGGCCAGTTGGTTGCTGCACGTACTATTGATGGTGTCACCACCTACAGCTTATGCAGTAACTCGGATCTCGCACTCGACTTCGCCATTGAGATCGAGAAACAGAGAGCACAAGGTCGGCATATCACTATCCTCGGCGAAGTAAACAGCAACATGCCATTTATGCAAAACCATGCTGAGGTGGCAAGCACGGAATTTGATTTCATCCTGGACGGCAACAGCCAGCCGGATCACAAAGACTACCAGCTATTTGCGGCCCCTCACGCCAGTATCTCGGCTGAAGATCATATGATTGGCCTCTATTCCAGTGCCCTGATCAAAGACGGCGGTACCCTTCAGGTCGGCATTGGCTCGCTCAGTAGTGCCCTGAGCTACAGCACCTTGGTCCGCCACCAGCAAAATCGCATTTATACCAAGATGCTGTCTGAGCTGAACATCTACGAAAAATTCCCTATCTGCAAGGAAGTAGGTGATACCGGCACATTTGAGCAAGGTCTCTACGGCTGTAGCGAATTGATGGTGGACGGCTTTGTTCATCTGTACCGAGCAGGTATCTTGAAGCGTGAAGTGTTTGAGGATCTCACGATTCAGCGACTCCTTAACGACGGTCTGATCAATCACGAAGTGTCTGTTATGACACTGCTGGCATTGTTAGAGCGCCAAGCCATTTCCGCTGAACTAACCGCCTCTGATGTCTCTTACCTCAAGCGCTTCGGCATTTTCAACGACAAGGTCGACTATGTTGATGGCAAGTTGGTCACCTCAGAGGGCACCAGCAAAGCCAATATCCAAGACAAAGATGCCCTTGAGTGGATCGCCAAGTACGCACTCGGCCTACGCCTGAAAGGCGGTACGGTGATGCATGGTGCCTTCTTCATCGGTCCGAAAGATTTCTACCAGGAGCTAAACAACTTTAGCCAGGAAGATCATGACAAGTTCTGCATGACCAGCGTAAATTACGTCAATGACCTTTACGATCACTTCCTTGGCAGCCAGCAATTGAAGCAAGCACAGCGCCAACATGCCCGCTTCATGAACTCAGGTATGATGGTCACCCTCGATGGCTCTGTTGTCTCGGATGCCCTGGAAAACGGACAAGTCGTCAGCGGTGTTGGCGGGCAGTACAACTTTGTCGCCCAGTCGGGACAAATGCGTGACTCTCGCTCAATCATCAAGATCCGCAGCTGCTCATTCCGCAAAGGTAAGCTACGTTCCAATATCTTGTTTAATTACGGCCACAACACCATACCTCGCCAGTTACGCGACATTGTTGTCACCGAGTACGGTGTTGCGAATCTGCGCAGTAAACCGGATCATGTTGTCTACACCGAACTCATTAAGATTGCGGACTCACGTTTCCAGCAGCAGTTGCTTGATGAAGCTAAAGCCGCGGGCAAAGTGGCCAAGGATTACCAAATCCCGAAAGAGTATGCCAACAATACCCCAGAGGCAATCCAGGCCTTCTACAAGAAGTACACCGACCAGGGTATTTTCGGTCCATTCCCATTCGGCTGCAGCTTTACCGACCAAGAGCTGAAACTGGGCAAGGCACTGAAGGCGCTGAAAGCCAAGTGTGCAACGCCAACTGGCAAGCTAAAAGCTATTGCCCAATCATTGTCTGCACCGAAACCAGACCATGATATCGATATTCTGCTTAAGCGTGTTGGTCTCGACAAGCCAGAGAACCTTGAAGAAAAAATTACGCGCAAGTTAGTGATCGCTGAACTCGTTAAGTGA
- a CDS encoding 2-dehydro-3-deoxygluconokinase (COG0524): MVELSGQPLQRTFGGDTLNTALYLSRLGTSRDIAVSYATALGVDNISQDMLNAWQQENIDTSMVRKLENKLPGLYLVETEPNGERHFHYWRNDSAAKFYFACGLTPLEQAIENHDFDALYISGISLAILAEDAKATLVTLLDKHKAKGGKVLFDNNFRPQLWTSKQAQYWYSQVLPFVDIALITEDDDHLVWGQGSIVDRCRSFGCQEVVIKRGSEPCLVVSQLQSDQPYESYIAANKVEKVIDTCAAGDSFAAGYLAGRLSGGSESAAAELGHQLASIVIQHPGAIIPADAMKNLM, encoded by the coding sequence ATGGTCGAGCTTAGCGGCCAACCGCTACAACGGACATTTGGTGGGGATACGTTAAATACGGCGCTGTACCTGTCTCGTTTGGGCACTAGCCGTGATATTGCTGTCAGTTACGCTACGGCATTGGGTGTCGACAATATCAGCCAGGACATGCTCAATGCTTGGCAGCAGGAAAATATCGATACCTCTATGGTGCGCAAGCTGGAAAATAAACTGCCGGGCCTTTACCTGGTGGAGACAGAGCCAAACGGCGAGCGTCACTTCCATTACTGGCGCAACGACAGTGCGGCGAAATTTTATTTTGCCTGCGGGCTTACTCCGCTTGAGCAAGCGATTGAAAACCATGATTTTGATGCCCTGTATATCAGCGGGATCAGCTTGGCGATTTTGGCTGAAGATGCCAAAGCGACCTTGGTTACTTTGCTGGACAAACATAAAGCCAAGGGGGGCAAAGTGTTATTTGATAACAACTTCCGCCCACAGCTATGGACGTCCAAGCAAGCCCAGTATTGGTATTCACAGGTTCTTCCTTTTGTCGATATTGCCTTGATCACAGAAGATGATGACCACTTGGTTTGGGGGCAAGGGAGCATAGTCGACCGCTGCCGATCATTCGGCTGCCAGGAGGTGGTGATCAAGCGGGGCAGTGAGCCATGCTTGGTGGTTAGCCAGTTGCAGTCAGACCAGCCGTATGAGTCTTACATCGCGGCCAATAAAGTGGAAAAGGTCATTGATACTTGTGCTGCCGGTGACTCGTTTGCCGCAGGCTACTTGGCTGGTCGTTTGAGTGGTGGCAGTGAGTCTGCTGCTGCCGAGCTGGGCCACCAGTTAGCGTCTATTGTTATCCAGCATCCCGGGGCGATTATTCCGGCCGATGCAATGAAAAACTTAATGTAA
- a CDS encoding glyoxylase I family protein (COG0346), which produces MLKAIHHAAIICSDYSRSRAFYVDILGLKVLAEHYREARDSWKLDLQLPDNSQIELFSFPNPPERPSFPEARGLRHLAFVVDSVERVSEYLESRGVEVEPIRIDEYTGKTYTFFQDPDGLPLELYQA; this is translated from the coding sequence ATGTTAAAGGCGATACACCATGCCGCGATTATCTGCTCAGACTACTCAAGGTCAAGAGCCTTCTATGTCGACATCTTGGGATTGAAAGTGTTGGCTGAGCATTACCGCGAAGCACGAGATTCATGGAAGCTGGACTTGCAACTGCCCGACAACAGTCAGATAGAGCTGTTTTCTTTTCCGAATCCGCCGGAAAGACCAAGTTTCCCAGAGGCACGAGGGTTACGCCATTTGGCGTTTGTGGTCGACTCCGTTGAACGGGTGTCAGAGTATCTTGAATCGAGAGGAGTAGAAGTGGAGCCAATCCGTATCGATGAATATACAGGAAAAACGTATACGTTCTTTCAAGACCCGGATGGACTGCCGCTGGAATTATACCAAGCCTAA